In Pikeienuella piscinae, the sequence CCGTTCTCCGAAAGCAGGCGATGAGTGGTCGGGTCGAACCGCCATCGCCCGAACGCAAGCGTGCGCGCCGCGCCGCCTTCGCTTCCCGTATCGGCGCCGTCCCGGGCCGCGCGATCTCCGTAGCGGCGCAGAACGCTTCTGATGCGCGCCAGAAGATTTCGCGGCTGGAAGGGTTTGGTGACATAATCGTCGGCGCCGAGCTCCAGCCCCACGATCTCGTCGATGTTCTCGCTCTTGCGGGAAATCAGGATGATCGCGGCGCCGGTCATCGACCGCAGACGCGTGGTGAGCTGAAATCCGTCGGCGTCCGGCAGGATGATGTCCAGCAGAATCAGGTCCACCGAGGTTTCCGCCAGCGCGGCCCACATCTCGTTGGCCGAGTGCGCGATCAGCAGTTCATAACGTTCGGCCGACAGATAGGCGTCAAGAAGGCCGGTTATGTCGGCGTCGTCATCGACAATCAGGATCTTTCCCGCGCTCTCCAATAG encodes:
- a CDS encoding response regulator, with translation MESAGKILIVDDDADITGLLDAYLSAERYELLIAHSANEMWAALAETSVDLILLDIILPDADGFQLTTRLRSMTGAAIILISRKSENIDEIVGLELGADDYVTKPFQPRNLLARIRSVLRRYGDRAARDGADTGSEGGAARTLAFGRWRFDPTTHRLLSENGDETVLSANESALLRHMVKNAGTVLSRDELMEATTGRSWEYMDRTVDILIARLRKKVEDNPARPTVIKTVRGVGYVFSGDKS